A single region of the Candidatus Reconcilbacillus cellulovorans genome encodes:
- a CDS encoding QacE family quaternary ammonium compound efflux SMR transporter, with protein MAWTLLILAGLMEVVGVIGLKRTAMKNNWPNHLILIGGFLASFQLLLRAMQEIALSTAYAVWTGIGALGAALVGWLLYKEKLSPLRLICMVGITVCVIGLKWAE; from the coding sequence ATGGCCTGGACGCTGCTCATCCTGGCCGGCCTGATGGAAGTCGTCGGCGTCATCGGCCTCAAGCGGACGGCCATGAAGAACAACTGGCCCAACCATCTGATCCTGATCGGTGGATTTCTGGCCAGTTTCCAGTTATTGCTCCGGGCGATGCAGGAGATCGCCCTCTCGACGGCTTACGCCGTCTGGACCGGCATTGGAGCGCTGGGCGCCGCGCTGGTCGGGTGGCTCTTGTACAAGGAGAAGCTGAGTCCGCTGAGGCTCATTTGCATGGTCGGCATCACGGTCTGCGTGATCGGCCTGAAATGGGCGGAATGA